From the Eubacterium sp. 1001713B170207_170306_E7 genome, the window AGTTTTGGTCTGGGCTTGGTTCGTCATGTTCTTTTTTTATTGTTTTAATCAGAGACAATGCAGTACTCAATTTATGCAAAGAAGGAGAGAGCTATGTTAAAAAAAGAAGGACAAGTCAGAATTCCAAGCGGTTGTGCGATCTCGGGAATCATCCATAAAAAGGGAAAGCCCACGATTAACGGCAGTCAGATTGTGGATTCCATCGCGGTGATGCACGACCGGTCCAACGGTCTGGGCGGCGGCTTCGCAGGGTATGGGATTTACCCTGAATACGCAGATTCCTACGCATTCCATGTCTTTTATGACGACTTCAAAGCCAGACAGGAAACCGAGCGTTATCTGGATAAATACTTTGATGTGGTTAACCTGAGCCGGATACCGGTGCGTAAAAATAAAAACATCAAGGACGAGCCTTTGATATGGCGCTATTTCGTCGATCCCATCTTCACCAAGATACAGGAGGAAAAAGGGGAAATCGATGAGGAAAAGTTTATCGTTGATACGGTGTTCTACATTAATACCTACATCGACGGCGCCTATATCTTTTCAAGCGGAAAGAACATGGGCGTTTTTAAAGCGGTCGGCTTTCCTGAGGATGTCGGTGATTTTTACAAGCTTGAGGAATACGACGGCTATTGCTGGACTGCCCATGGCCGTTATCCGACCAATACGCCAGGCTGGTGGGGAGGCGCCCATCCCTTTGCTCTTCTGGACTACTCGGTGGTGCACAATGGGGAAATTTCCTCCTACGACGCAAACCGCCGTTTTATTGAAATGTTTGATTATAAATGTACACTCCTGACTGACACCGAGGTCATTACCTATATTATTGATTTCCTGAACCGTAAACAGGTCTTTGATTTTGAGGATATTGCCAGCATCATCGCCGCGCCCTTCTGGGAGGAAATTGAAAAGCTGGCGCCGGATAAGGCCAAACGTTTTAAAACCCTGCGCAATACCTTTGCCAGTTTGCTGATAACCGGCCCCTTTTCCATCATGTGCGGCTTTACCGACGGCCTGATGGCCTTAAATGACCGGCTCAAGCTGCGTTCGATGGTAGCCGGAGAAAAGGACGATGTGGTCTATATTGCCAGTGAGGAAAGCGCCATCCGCGCGGTGTGTCCGGATGTGGGCAATATCTGGGCGCCAAAGGGCGGTGAGCCTATCATTGTTCGAGTAAACCGGGAAGGAGAATAAACAATGGGAATCAACTATATTTATCCGCAATATGAAATTGTCAGAAATCCAGACCGCTGCATCAAATGCCGTGTCTGTGAGCGGCAGTGCTCCAATGAGGTGCACCGCTATGATGCCGAGCTGGATATTATGAGAGCAGATGAAACTGGCTGTGTGGACTGCCAGCGCTGTGTGAGCATGTGTCCTACCCGTGCGCTCAAGATTGTCAAGACCGATAACCAGTTCAAGGAAAATAATAACTGGAAGCAAAGCACCATCGAGGAGGTTTACCGTCAGGCAGGAAGCGGCGGCGTTCTGCTGTCCTCCATGGGGAACCCCAA encodes:
- a CDS encoding glutamine amidotransferase family protein, producing the protein MLKKEGQVRIPSGCAISGIIHKKGKPTINGSQIVDSIAVMHDRSNGLGGGFAGYGIYPEYADSYAFHVFYDDFKARQETERYLDKYFDVVNLSRIPVRKNKNIKDEPLIWRYFVDPIFTKIQEEKGEIDEEKFIVDTVFYINTYIDGAYIFSSGKNMGVFKAVGFPEDVGDFYKLEEYDGYCWTAHGRYPTNTPGWWGGAHPFALLDYSVVHNGEISSYDANRRFIEMFDYKCTLLTDTEVITYIIDFLNRKQVFDFEDIASIIAAPFWEEIEKLAPDKAKRFKTLRNTFASLLITGPFSIMCGFTDGLMALNDRLKLRSMVAGEKDDVVYIASEESAIRAVCPDVGNIWAPKGGEPIIVRVNREGE